From Streptomyces sp. CMB-StM0423, a single genomic window includes:
- a CDS encoding ArsA-related P-loop ATPase, giving the protein MSGLQRLHVVTGKGGTGKTTVAAALALALAADGRRTLLVEVEGRQGIAQLFETEPLPYGERRIASAPGGGDVYALAIDAEQALLDYLQMFYRMGSAGRALRRLGAIDFVTTIAPGLRDVLLTGKACEAARRQDKDGRHVYDAVVMDAPPTGRITRFLGVNAEVAGLAKAGPIYNHARSVMRVLTSARTAVHLVTLLEDMPVQETVDGVAELREAGLQVGAAVINMVRPALMDDADLERAAADPAALAAALSAAGLGGASRGARAERLVAPLLGQAREHTERLALERTQRAALARLELPQYELPLLTEGVDLAGLYRLSGELGKQWPL; this is encoded by the coding sequence ATGAGCGGGCTCCAGAGGCTGCACGTGGTGACCGGCAAGGGCGGGACCGGCAAGACGACCGTGGCCGCCGCCCTGGCGCTGGCACTGGCCGCCGACGGCAGGCGCACCCTGCTCGTCGAGGTGGAGGGGCGGCAGGGCATCGCCCAGCTCTTCGAGACCGAGCCGCTGCCGTACGGCGAGCGGCGCATCGCCTCGGCGCCGGGCGGCGGCGACGTGTACGCGCTCGCCATCGACGCCGAGCAGGCCCTGCTGGACTACCTGCAGATGTTCTACCGGATGGGCAGCGCGGGACGGGCGCTCCGCCGGCTCGGCGCCATCGACTTCGTCACCACCATCGCCCCGGGCCTGCGCGACGTCCTGCTCACCGGCAAGGCGTGCGAGGCGGCCCGCCGGCAGGACAAGGACGGCCGGCACGTGTACGACGCGGTGGTCATGGACGCCCCGCCGACCGGCCGCATCACGCGCTTCCTGGGCGTCAACGCCGAGGTCGCCGGGCTGGCGAAGGCCGGGCCCATCTACAACCACGCCCGGTCCGTGATGCGGGTCCTGACCTCGGCCCGTACCGCCGTGCACCTGGTCACCCTCCTTGAGGACATGCCCGTGCAGGAGACCGTCGACGGCGTCGCCGAGCTGCGCGAGGCGGGGCTCCAGGTCGGCGCCGCGGTGATCAACATGGTGCGCCCCGCGCTCATGGACGACGCGGACCTGGAACGGGCCGCCGCCGACCCCGCCGCCCTCGCCGCTGCGCTGTCCGCCGCCGGGCTGGGCGGTGCGAGCCGGGGCGCGCGGGCGGAGCGCCTGGTCGCGCCGCTGCTGGGGCAGGCGCGCGAGCACACGGAGCGACTGGCCCTGGAACGTACGCAACGGGCCGCGCTGGCGCGGCTGGAGCTGCCGCAGTACGAACTGCCGCTGCTCACCGAGGGAGTGGATCTGGCCGGCCTCTACCGGCTGTCCGGCGAGCTGGGAAAGCAGTGGCCCCTATGA
- a CDS encoding MBL fold metallo-hydrolase, producing the protein MTDAGALPGQPRGGVLSGPATARATCVLAPNASPMTLDGTNTWIVAEPDSARAVVIDPGPLDEDHLAAVVDTADRAGLRVALTLLTHGHADHAAGAARFAELTGTRVRALDPALRLGDEGLAAGNVISVGGLELRVVPTPGHTADSLCFHLPADDAVLTGDTILGRGTTMVAHPDGRLGDYLDSLRRLQSLTVDDGVSTVLPGHGPVLEDAQGAVEYYLAHRATRLAQVETAVENGHRTAADVVAHVYADVDRTLWPAAELSVRAQLEYLKEHGLIT; encoded by the coding sequence GTGACGGACGCGGGGGCGCTGCCGGGGCAGCCGCGGGGCGGGGTGCTCAGCGGGCCGGCCACCGCCCGTGCGACGTGCGTGCTGGCGCCCAACGCCTCGCCCATGACCCTCGACGGTACGAACACGTGGATCGTCGCCGAGCCGGACTCCGCGCGGGCCGTGGTGATCGACCCCGGGCCGCTGGACGAGGACCATCTGGCGGCCGTCGTGGACACCGCGGACCGGGCGGGCCTGCGGGTGGCGCTCACGCTGCTCACCCATGGGCACGCGGACCACGCCGCGGGCGCGGCCCGCTTCGCGGAGCTGACCGGGACAAGGGTGCGGGCCCTGGACCCGGCGCTGCGCCTCGGCGACGAGGGGCTGGCGGCGGGGAACGTGATATCCGTCGGCGGGCTGGAGCTGCGGGTCGTGCCCACGCCGGGGCACACGGCGGACTCGCTCTGCTTCCACCTGCCGGCCGACGACGCCGTGCTCACCGGCGACACGATCCTCGGCCGCGGCACGACGATGGTCGCCCATCCGGACGGCCGGCTCGGCGACTATCTCGACTCGCTGCGCCGGCTGCAGTCCCTGACCGTGGACGACGGCGTCTCGACGGTGCTGCCGGGCCACGGGCCGGTGCTGGAGGACGCCCAGGGCGCGGTGGAGTACTACCTGGCCCACCGCGCGACGCGGCTGGCGCAGGTCGAGACGGCGGTCGAGAACGGGCACCGCACGGCGGCGGACGTGGTGGCGCACGTGTACGCGGACGTGGACCGGACGCTGTGGCCCGCGGCGGAGCTGTCGGTGCGGGCCCAGCTCGAGTATCTGAAGGAGCACGGCCTGATCACGTAG
- a CDS encoding NUDIX hydrolase produces the protein MNAANAATGAQPRWIPPAERIRALARGELTPVTPRRAATVLLLRGTAPEGPWVYMLRRKTSMPFAAGAYAYPGGGVDPRDERPLDAAAWAGPSPAQWAARLGVAEPEAQAVVCAAVRETFEEAGVLLAGASAAEVVADTTGADWEADRAALVARELGFADFLARRGLVVRTDLLGAWARWITPEFETRRYDTWFFVAALPEGQRTRNASTEADRAEWVRPAEAAEGYERGELVMLPPTISMLRGLREYGSAAEALGAAGERDLSAVLVKARMEGDDVVLSAPGHEEFTRRLPS, from the coding sequence ATGAACGCCGCGAACGCCGCGACCGGAGCGCAGCCCCGGTGGATACCGCCCGCCGAGCGCATCCGCGCGCTCGCCCGCGGCGAGCTGACGCCCGTCACGCCGCGCCGCGCCGCGACGGTGCTGCTGCTCCGCGGTACGGCCCCCGAAGGCCCGTGGGTGTACATGCTGCGGAGAAAGACCTCCATGCCCTTCGCCGCGGGTGCGTACGCCTATCCGGGCGGCGGCGTCGATCCGCGCGACGAGCGCCCGCTGGACGCGGCGGCCTGGGCCGGGCCGTCTCCGGCGCAGTGGGCGGCCCGGCTGGGGGTGGCCGAGCCGGAGGCGCAGGCGGTGGTCTGCGCGGCGGTGCGGGAGACGTTCGAGGAGGCCGGGGTGCTGCTGGCCGGGGCCTCGGCGGCGGAGGTCGTGGCGGACACCACGGGGGCGGACTGGGAGGCGGACCGCGCGGCGCTGGTCGCCCGCGAGCTGGGCTTCGCCGACTTCCTGGCCCGCCGCGGACTGGTCGTACGGACCGATCTGCTCGGCGCCTGGGCGCGCTGGATAACCCCCGAGTTCGAGACCCGGCGGTATGACACGTGGTTCTTCGTCGCCGCCCTCCCGGAGGGCCAGCGCACACGGAACGCCTCGACGGAGGCCGACCGCGCGGAGTGGGTCAGGCCCGCCGAGGCGGCCGAGGGGTACGAGCGGGGCGAGCTGGTGATGCTGCCGCCGACGATCTCGATGCTGCGCGGGCTGCGGGAGTACGGGTCGGCGGCCGAGGCGCTGGGCGCGGCCGGGGAGCGGGATCTGTCGGCGGTGCTGGTGAAGGCCCGGATGGAGGGGGACGACGTCGTGCTGAGCGCCCCGGGGCACGAAGAGTTCACGCGGAGGCTGCCGTCATGA
- a CDS encoding ArsA family ATPase, with the protein MSLDTAPRLDADALLDDPQTRIVVCCGAGGVGKTTTAAALGVRAAERGRRVVVLTIDPAKRLAQSMGIDALDNSPRRVDGVEGPGELYAMMLDMKRTFDEIVEAHADGDRARAILENPFYQSLSAGFAGTQEYMAMEKLGQLRARDSWDLIIVDTPPSRSALDFLDAPKRLGSFLDGRFIRLLTAPAKAGGRAGMKFLNVGMSMMTGTLGKLLGASLLRDVQTFVAAMDTLFGGFRTRAEATYRLLQAPGTAFLVVATPERDALREAAYFVERLEADRMPLAGLVLNRVHESGAAQLSAERALAAAEALDERGVDDAGSGAKGAGTADTSDDAGTGTEGAADAAALLRLHAERMQVLAHERRTRDRFAALHPEVPVTQVTALPGDVHDLAGLRDVAELLTAQEAPGT; encoded by the coding sequence ATGAGCCTCGACACCGCGCCCCGGCTGGACGCCGACGCGCTCCTCGACGACCCGCAGACCCGCATCGTCGTCTGCTGCGGCGCCGGCGGCGTCGGCAAGACGACGACGGCCGCCGCCCTCGGCGTACGGGCCGCGGAGCGCGGCCGCCGCGTCGTGGTGCTCACCATCGACCCGGCGAAGCGGCTGGCGCAGTCCATGGGCATCGACGCCCTGGACAACAGCCCGCGGCGGGTCGACGGCGTGGAGGGACCCGGCGAGCTGTACGCCATGATGCTCGACATGAAGCGCACCTTCGACGAGATCGTCGAGGCGCACGCGGACGGGGACCGGGCCCGCGCCATCCTGGAGAACCCCTTCTACCAGTCGTTGTCGGCCGGCTTCGCCGGCACGCAGGAGTACATGGCGATGGAGAAGCTGGGCCAGTTGCGGGCCCGGGACTCCTGGGACCTGATCATCGTGGACACCCCGCCGAGCCGCTCCGCGCTGGACTTCCTGGACGCGCCGAAGCGGCTGGGCTCGTTCCTCGACGGGCGCTTCATCAGACTGCTGACCGCGCCGGCGAAGGCGGGCGGCCGGGCGGGGATGAAGTTCCTCAACGTCGGGATGTCGATGATGACGGGGACGCTCGGCAAGCTGCTGGGCGCCTCCCTGCTGCGCGACGTGCAGACGTTCGTCGCGGCGATGGACACCCTCTTCGGCGGCTTCCGCACGCGCGCGGAGGCGACGTACCGGCTGCTGCAGGCGCCGGGCACGGCCTTCCTGGTGGTGGCGACGCCGGAGCGGGACGCGCTGCGGGAGGCGGCCTATTTTGTCGAACGCCTCGAAGCGGACCGGATGCCGCTGGCCGGGCTGGTGCTCAACAGGGTGCACGAGAGCGGCGCGGCGCAACTGAGCGCGGAGCGGGCGCTGGCGGCGGCCGAGGCGCTGGACGAGCGGGGCGTGGACGACGCGGGCTCCGGCGCGAAGGGCGCGGGGACGGCGGACACAAGCGACGATGCCGGCACGGGCACAGAGGGCGCGGCGGATGCCGCGGCGCTGCTGCGGCTGCATGCCGAGCGGATGCAGGTGCTGGCGCACGAGCGCCGTACGCGGGACCGGTTCGCGGCGCTGCACCCGGAGGTTCCGGTGACTCAGGTCACCGCGCTGCCGGGGGACGTGCACGACCTTGCGGGGCTACGGGACGTGGCGGAGCTGCTGACGGCGCAGGAGGCGCCGGGCACGTAG
- a CDS encoding RidA family protein encodes MAGRVEGKLAELGLSLPEVVPPLASYVPAVRSGPYVFTAGQLPMVDGTLPLTGKVGAEVTPEEARELAARCALNGLAAIKSVAGDLDRVVRVVKVVGFVASAPDFTAQPGVINGASELLGEVLGEAGVHARSAVGVAVLPLDAPVEIEFQAELAG; translated from the coding sequence ATGGCGGGGCGGGTCGAGGGGAAGCTCGCGGAGCTGGGGCTCAGCCTGCCCGAGGTGGTGCCGCCGCTGGCGTCGTACGTGCCCGCGGTGCGCAGCGGGCCGTACGTGTTCACGGCCGGGCAGCTCCCGATGGTCGACGGCACGCTGCCGCTGACCGGGAAGGTCGGGGCCGAGGTCACGCCGGAGGAGGCCAGGGAGCTGGCCGCGCGGTGTGCGCTGAACGGGCTCGCGGCGATCAAGTCGGTCGCCGGTGACCTCGACCGGGTCGTACGGGTGGTGAAGGTCGTCGGCTTCGTCGCGTCGGCGCCGGACTTCACGGCGCAGCCGGGTGTGATCAACGGGGCGAGCGAACTGCTGGGCGAGGTGCTGGGCGAGGCCGGAGTGCACGCGCGGAGCGCGGTGGGGGTGGCGGTGCTGCCGCTGGACGCACCGGTGGAGATCGAGTTCCAGGCGGAGCTGGCCGGGTAG
- a CDS encoding WhiB family transcriptional regulator produces MSWVTDWSAQAACRTADPDELFVQGAAQNRAKAVCTGCPVRTECLADALDNRVEFGVWGGMTERERRALLRRRPTVTSWRRLLETAREEYESAGTPLHEGALHEDALRAAEELPVAAG; encoded by the coding sequence ATGAGCTGGGTTACGGACTGGAGCGCACAGGCAGCCTGCCGCACTGCCGATCCGGACGAACTGTTCGTGCAAGGCGCGGCACAGAACAGAGCCAAGGCGGTCTGCACCGGATGCCCGGTGCGCACGGAGTGCCTCGCCGACGCGCTCGACAACCGCGTCGAGTTCGGCGTATGGGGCGGCATGACGGAGCGCGAGCGGCGGGCGCTGCTGCGCCGCCGGCCGACGGTCACGTCGTGGCGCAGACTGCTGGAGACGGCACGTGAGGAGTACGAGAGCGCGGGCACGCCGCTGCACGAAGGCGCCCTACACGAGGACGCGCTGCGCGCCGCGGAGGAGCTGCCGGTCGCCGCGGGCTGA
- a CDS encoding Crp/Fnr family transcriptional regulator — translation MDDVLRRAPLFAALDDEQAAELRASMTEATLSRGDALFHEGEPGDRLYVVTEGKVKLHRTSPDGRENMLAVLGPGELIGELSLFDPGPRTATASALTEVKLLGLGHGDLQPWLNARPEVASALLRAVARRLRRTNDQMSDLVFSDVPGRVARALLDLSRRFGVPGDEGIHVVHDLTQEELAQLVGASRETVNKALADFASRGWLRLEARAVILLDVERLAKRSR, via the coding sequence GTGGACGACGTTCTGCGGCGCGCGCCCCTCTTCGCCGCGCTCGACGACGAGCAGGCTGCGGAGCTGCGTGCCTCCATGACCGAGGCGACGCTGTCGCGCGGTGACGCGCTCTTCCACGAGGGCGAGCCCGGCGACCGGCTGTACGTCGTCACCGAGGGCAAGGTGAAGCTCCACCGCACCTCCCCCGACGGTCGCGAGAACATGCTGGCCGTGCTCGGCCCCGGCGAGCTGATCGGCGAGCTGTCCCTGTTCGACCCGGGTCCGCGCACGGCCACCGCCTCCGCGCTGACCGAGGTCAAGCTGCTCGGCCTCGGCCACGGCGATCTCCAGCCCTGGCTGAACGCCCGCCCCGAGGTCGCCTCCGCGCTGCTGCGGGCGGTCGCCCGCCGGCTGCGGCGCACCAACGACCAGATGTCCGACCTGGTCTTCTCCGACGTCCCTGGCCGCGTCGCCCGCGCCCTGCTGGACCTCTCGCGGCGCTTCGGCGTACCGGGGGACGAGGGCATCCACGTCGTGCACGACCTGACGCAGGAGGAGCTGGCCCAGCTCGTCGGCGCCTCCCGGGAGACGGTCAACAAGGCGCTGGCGGACTTCGCCAGCCGCGGCTGGCTGCGCCTGGAGGCGCGGGCCGTGATCCTGCTGGACGTGGAGCGCCTGGCGAAGCGCTCGCGCTGA
- a CDS encoding ABC transporter permease gives MTTLTAPERTAVPSRREGAARPFALVRHSVALAGRSLVKTRRTPEQLIDVTLQPILFLVMFLYLLGGAVAGSTHAYLQTLLPALMVMNTAFASVQTGINLNDDIKKGVFDRFRSMPIARSAPLIGSVLGDLIRFVILIVVQLGFGYAVGFRVGTGLLPALAACLLVMFFAFCLSWLFVLIGMLVREPGAVQGVGFMAMFPLTFGTNVLVPTDTLPGWLETWVDVNPVTGVMEAARGLMVEGPVAGPVLESVLWSAGVFAVFFPLAVRAYLRRT, from the coding sequence ATGACCACGCTCACCGCCCCCGAGCGGACCGCCGTGCCGTCCCGCCGCGAGGGCGCCGCGCGTCCCTTCGCGCTCGTACGGCACAGCGTCGCGCTCGCCGGCCGCAGCCTGGTCAAGACCAGGCGCACGCCCGAGCAACTGATCGACGTGACGCTGCAGCCGATCCTCTTCCTCGTCATGTTCCTGTACCTGCTGGGCGGTGCGGTCGCCGGTTCGACGCACGCGTATCTGCAGACCCTGCTGCCGGCGTTGATGGTCATGAACACGGCCTTCGCCTCGGTCCAGACCGGCATCAACCTCAACGACGACATCAAGAAAGGCGTCTTCGACCGCTTCCGGAGCATGCCCATCGCCCGCTCCGCGCCGCTGATCGGCTCGGTGCTCGGCGACCTGATCCGGTTCGTCATCCTGATCGTGGTGCAACTCGGCTTCGGCTACGCCGTGGGCTTCCGGGTCGGGACCGGACTGCTGCCGGCCCTGGCGGCCTGTCTGCTGGTGATGTTCTTCGCGTTCTGCCTCTCGTGGCTGTTCGTGCTGATCGGGATGCTGGTACGGGAGCCGGGGGCGGTGCAGGGCGTGGGCTTCATGGCGATGTTCCCGCTGACCTTCGGCACCAACGTATTGGTGCCCACTGACACCCTGCCCGGCTGGCTGGAGACGTGGGTCGACGTGAACCCGGTGACGGGCGTGATGGAGGCCGCGCGGGGGCTGATGGTCGAGGGGCCGGTCGCGGGGCCGGTGCTGGAGTCGGTGCTGTGGAGCGCGGGGGTGTTCGCGGTGTTCTTCCCGTTGGCGGTACGGGCCTATCTGCGGCGGACCTAG
- a CDS encoding ATP-binding cassette domain-containing protein, translating to MTYAFRAEGLVKRFGATTALAGIDLAARQGTVLGVLGPNGAGKTTAVRILATLLRPDEGTAAVGGLDVVRDAGEVRRLIGLTGQYASVDEDLTGTENLVLIGRLLDMRTAAARARARELLAHFELAGAAGRPVRTYSGGMRRRLDLAASLVGRPDVIYLDEPTTGLDPVRREDVWRIVRSLVGDGVTVLLTTQYLEEADALADEISVIDHGRVIAHGTPAELKQRVGGRHLDLRPLDPARLLDSAGILAAVAGTQPESPTRGTLTVPVADDGMLTAAVRRLDEAGIAVAELSLRLPDLDDVFFTLTGHGTAVPAGSGTAGAARTAKTEEAVR from the coding sequence ATGACCTACGCATTCAGGGCCGAGGGCCTGGTCAAACGGTTCGGCGCGACCACCGCGCTGGCCGGCATCGACCTGGCGGCCCGGCAGGGCACCGTCCTCGGCGTCCTCGGCCCCAACGGCGCCGGCAAGACCACCGCCGTACGCATCCTTGCCACCCTCCTCCGCCCCGACGAGGGCACGGCGGCCGTCGGCGGCCTCGACGTCGTCCGCGACGCCGGCGAGGTGCGCCGGCTCATCGGGCTGACCGGCCAGTACGCCTCCGTGGACGAGGACCTGACCGGCACCGAGAACCTCGTGCTCATCGGGCGGCTCCTCGACATGCGCACCGCCGCCGCCCGGGCCCGCGCCCGCGAGCTGCTGGCGCACTTCGAGCTGGCCGGGGCCGCCGGCCGCCCCGTGCGGACGTACTCCGGCGGCATGCGCCGCCGCCTCGACCTCGCCGCCTCCCTCGTCGGCCGGCCCGACGTCATCTACCTCGACGAGCCGACGACCGGCCTGGACCCCGTGCGTCGCGAGGACGTCTGGCGCATCGTCCGCTCGCTCGTCGGGGACGGCGTGACCGTGCTGCTCACCACCCAGTACCTGGAGGAGGCCGACGCGCTCGCCGACGAGATCTCCGTCATCGACCACGGCCGGGTCATCGCCCACGGCACCCCGGCCGAGCTGAAGCAGCGCGTCGGCGGCCGCCACCTCGACCTGCGCCCGCTGGACCCGGCGCGGCTGCTGGACTCGGCCGGGATCCTCGCGGCGGTGGCCGGCACGCAGCCGGAGTCGCCGACGCGCGGCACGCTGACCGTCCCCGTCGCCGACGACGGCATGCTCACGGCGGCCGTCCGCCGCCTCGACGAGGCCGGGATCGCGGTGGCCGAGCTGTCGCTGCGGCTGCCCGACCTGGACGACGTGTTCTTCACCCTCACCGGCCACGGCACGGCGGTCCCGGCCGGATCCGGCACCGCGGGCGCGGCCCGTACCGCGAAGACCGAGGAGGCCGTCCGATGA
- a CDS encoding DUF4177 domain-containing protein: MTKWEYATVPLLVHATKQILDQWGEDGWELVQVVPGPNSEQLVAYLKREKS, translated from the coding sequence ATGACGAAGTGGGAATACGCGACCGTGCCGCTGCTCGTACACGCCACCAAGCAGATCCTGGACCAGTGGGGCGAGGACGGCTGGGAGCTGGTCCAGGTCGTGCCCGGGCCGAACTCCGAGCAGCTCGTGGCGTATCTGAAGCGGGAAAAGAGCTGA